One window of the Granulicella arctica genome contains the following:
- a CDS encoding Fic family protein yields the protein MRKSMHVPLNPEAVRDAMPTLFDLLREETHPAVRVVLGHFFFIYIQPYMNGNGRIGRFLMNVMMAAGGYPRIVIPVGDRSRYMTALERASVGTDIAPFADFLAGLTRHGIAGDLPPRMPNTKRLEALNELAAYDEEIGI from the coding sequence ATCCGCAAGTCGATGCACGTTCCTCTGAATCCAGAGGCCGTTCGTGATGCAATGCCGACCCTATTCGACCTACTCCGCGAAGAGACGCACCCCGCGGTGCGCGTGGTATTGGGCCATTTCTTTTTCATATACATTCAACCGTACATGAACGGTAACGGGCGCATCGGACGGTTCCTCATGAATGTGATGATGGCTGCCGGCGGATACCCCAGGATTGTCATACCTGTCGGGGACCGAAGCCGCTATATGACCGCATTGGAGCGCGCCAGCGTGGGCACGGATATCGCACCATTCGCAGATTTCCTAGCTGGGCTTACGAGGCACGGCATTGCCGGAGACCTACCGCCGCGCATGCCCAACACGAAGCGCCTGGAAGCGCTCAACGAGCTGGCTGCCTATGACGAGGAGATCGGGATCTGA
- a CDS encoding DNA polymerase III subunit alpha produces the protein MTEHYVEFHARSAFSFLEGASLPEALVEQAANLGMPALGILDRDGLYGAPRLYTTAKKLGLRSHVGAEISVSDLGLQVQPAEWQPHTIPQRPVRLSLLCESQTGYRNLSQLITGYKLRQKTKGEGVATLREVKERCEGLVCLTGGDEGPLAAALERGGMDEGRRLLRSLVQTFGPNNVYVELQRHRIREQEARNEAAVSLSYEFRLPILATNGVNMATALEREVLDVLTTIRHHTSLDAAGLLLQHNANRYLRSAQEMAALYKDIPQAIAETRELSSRLQFEMKDMGYQFPLYPVGDETMDSFLYKRTMEGALKRYGAKSSASLRKRAEKQVEKELALIAKLGLAGYFLIVWDIVEFCRKNGILVQGRGSAANSAVCYALGITAVDPVGMELLFERFLSEVRGEWPDIDLDLPSGEDREKAIQYVYTRYGQLGAAMCANVITYRGKSAAREVGKSLGFDEATLTRLTRLVSAWEWKGATDTMQEQFRVAGFDLAHPRIAKYLELSIRMLDLPRHLGQHSGGMIIAQGQLASVVPIEPASMPGRNVIQWDKEDVSDMGLIKVDLLGLGMMAVLKDCTNLIPQHYGKAVDIAQIPHDDRQVYASLRKADTIGLFQVESRAQMASLPRNNPDKFYDLVVQVAIIRPGPIVGKMMNPYMERRQGRQEITYPHPLLEPVLRRTLGVPLFQEQLLRIAMTIADFTGGEAEELRRALGSRRSADKMRALEIKLRDGMNKNQVGLPAQEEIIQSISSFALYGFPESHAASFALIAYASAWLKFHYLGAFTAAILNNQPMGFYSAAVLVKDAQRHGLRVRPIDVMRSSWPCTLEREEDGSLSLRLGLRFARGLRETAAVELEAAREQRAFASIEELARRVPLLSRADLATLAEVGALNSIGEGSHRRDALWQVQRAGRQAGPLLESLDQDEDQTSPLQAMNPEERMVADYAGTGITVGRHPMAHCREQLRSMNVCRAEDLRMLRHGVKARIAGCVIARQRPGTAHGFIFLSIEDETGISNAIIDPELYEQKRSLVTYARFLLVEGMLQNVDKVIHIRAKHIEALSVTAAPTQSHDFH, from the coding sequence ATGACTGAGCACTATGTTGAGTTCCACGCCCGCTCTGCTTTCTCCTTCCTTGAAGGAGCTTCGCTCCCCGAGGCTTTGGTAGAGCAGGCCGCCAATCTTGGAATGCCTGCCCTCGGCATCCTCGACCGCGACGGCCTCTACGGAGCGCCACGTCTTTACACCACCGCGAAGAAGTTGGGGCTGCGCTCTCACGTCGGAGCTGAGATATCCGTTAGCGATCTTGGTTTGCAGGTGCAACCGGCAGAGTGGCAACCGCATACGATTCCTCAAAGACCAGTGCGGCTTAGCCTTCTCTGCGAATCGCAGACAGGCTATCGCAATCTCTCGCAGCTCATCACCGGGTACAAGCTCAGGCAGAAGACGAAGGGGGAGGGCGTTGCCACGCTTCGTGAGGTCAAGGAGCGGTGTGAGGGATTGGTTTGTTTGACCGGCGGCGATGAAGGACCGCTTGCCGCCGCACTCGAAAGAGGTGGCATGGATGAAGGACGGCGCCTGCTACGCTCACTCGTTCAGACCTTCGGCCCGAACAACGTGTACGTCGAACTCCAACGCCACCGCATCCGCGAACAGGAAGCCCGCAACGAAGCCGCAGTCTCCCTCTCGTACGAGTTTCGTCTTCCCATTCTTGCGACGAACGGCGTCAACATGGCGACCGCTTTAGAGCGAGAGGTACTTGATGTGTTGACTACTATTCGCCATCACACATCGCTTGACGCGGCCGGTCTGCTCTTGCAGCACAACGCAAACCGTTATCTCCGGTCAGCGCAGGAAATGGCCGCGCTTTACAAAGACATTCCCCAGGCCATCGCCGAGACACGCGAGCTGTCGTCCCGCCTCCAGTTCGAGATGAAGGACATGGGATACCAGTTCCCGCTCTACCCAGTCGGCGACGAGACGATGGATAGCTTCCTCTACAAGAGGACGATGGAGGGAGCGCTCAAGCGCTACGGCGCAAAGAGCAGCGCCAGCCTTCGCAAGCGCGCAGAGAAGCAGGTTGAGAAAGAGCTTGCGCTCATCGCCAAGCTGGGGCTCGCTGGATATTTCCTCATCGTGTGGGACATCGTTGAGTTTTGCCGGAAGAACGGCATCCTTGTACAAGGCCGAGGCTCCGCCGCCAACTCCGCTGTCTGCTACGCACTCGGCATCACCGCAGTTGATCCGGTAGGAATGGAGCTGCTCTTCGAGCGTTTCCTGTCCGAGGTGCGCGGAGAGTGGCCAGACATCGACTTGGATCTTCCTTCGGGGGAAGACCGCGAGAAGGCGATCCAGTATGTTTATACCCGGTACGGCCAGTTGGGAGCCGCGATGTGTGCGAACGTCATCACCTATCGCGGCAAGTCGGCGGCTCGCGAGGTTGGAAAATCGCTGGGCTTCGATGAGGCCACGCTGACCCGCCTTACCCGGCTCGTCAGTGCGTGGGAGTGGAAGGGCGCGACCGACACGATGCAGGAGCAGTTCCGCGTTGCCGGATTCGACCTCGCGCATCCTCGCATCGCCAAATATCTAGAGCTTTCGATTCGGATGCTCGACTTGCCGCGCCATCTGGGGCAACACTCAGGCGGCATGATTATCGCGCAGGGCCAACTGGCTTCCGTTGTTCCCATCGAACCGGCGAGTATGCCCGGTCGCAACGTCATCCAGTGGGACAAGGAAGATGTCAGCGATATGGGCCTCATCAAGGTAGACCTGCTTGGCCTTGGCATGATGGCAGTCCTCAAGGACTGCACCAATCTCATTCCGCAGCACTACGGCAAGGCCGTAGACATCGCACAGATACCTCACGACGACCGGCAGGTGTACGCATCGCTCCGTAAGGCCGACACCATCGGATTGTTTCAAGTCGAATCGCGAGCGCAGATGGCCTCGCTCCCTCGCAACAATCCTGACAAGTTCTACGACCTCGTGGTGCAGGTCGCAATCATCCGCCCAGGCCCCATCGTCGGCAAGATGATGAACCCCTATATGGAGCGGCGTCAGGGAAGGCAGGAGATCACCTATCCGCATCCGCTTTTAGAGCCGGTGCTTCGCCGGACTCTCGGCGTTCCACTTTTTCAGGAACAGTTGCTCCGTATCGCCATGACCATCGCGGACTTTACTGGAGGCGAGGCCGAGGAGTTGCGCCGCGCCCTTGGAAGCCGCCGATCAGCCGACAAGATGCGGGCTTTGGAGATCAAGCTCCGTGACGGCATGAATAAGAATCAGGTCGGACTTCCAGCCCAGGAGGAGATCATCCAGTCGATCAGCTCTTTCGCGCTTTATGGCTTCCCGGAGTCTCACGCGGCCAGCTTCGCCCTTATCGCCTATGCGAGTGCATGGCTGAAGTTTCACTACCTCGGGGCCTTCACCGCCGCGATCCTTAATAACCAGCCTATGGGCTTCTACTCCGCTGCCGTGCTCGTCAAAGACGCGCAGCGTCACGGCCTTCGGGTGCGACCCATCGACGTGATGCGGTCGAGTTGGCCATGTACGTTAGAGCGCGAAGAAGACGGTTCGCTTTCGCTGCGTCTCGGCCTTCGCTTTGCCCGTGGCCTTCGAGAGACCGCCGCCGTAGAGCTTGAGGCTGCAAGGGAGCAACGAGCCTTCGCTTCTATCGAAGAACTCGCGCGTCGGGTGCCTCTGCTCTCCCGCGCTGACCTTGCCACACTCGCCGAAGTTGGTGCGCTGAACTCGATTGGCGAAGGTTCGCATCGTCGTGATGCGCTTTGGCAAGTCCAGAGAGCAGGACGGCAGGCAGGGCCGCTCTTGGAGTCGTTGGATCAGGACGAGGACCAGACTTCGCCATTGCAGGCCATGAATCCCGAGGAGCGCATGGTTGCCGACTACGCCGGGACCGGCATCACGGTAGGCCGTCATCCAATGGCTCATTGTCGCGAGCAACTGCGGAGCATGAACGTTTGCCGCGCCGAGGATCTCCGTATGCTTCGCCACGGAGTCAAAGCCCGCATCGCCGGCTGCGTCATTGCCAGACAGCGCCCTGGCACAGCCCACGGCTTCATCTTCCTGTCCATCGAGGATGAGACTGGCATATCGAATGCGATCATCGATCCCGAGCTATACGAGCAGAAGCGTTCACTGGTGACGTATGCCCGATTCCTCTTGGTCGAAGGCATGCTGCAAAACGTCGATAAGGTCATCCACATCCGAGCCAAACATATCGAAGCGTTGAGTGTCACCGCAGCGCCAACTCAGTCGCATGACTTTCATTAA
- a CDS encoding DDE-type integrase/transposase/recombinase, producing the protein MEVSVRAVDKAGDTVDFLLRAHRDKATARRFFERAIERSGAPEKVTIDKSGSNVAALEDMNAGRRKRIVVRQVKYLNTSWSKTTVPSTVNQTNARLQGFSLRRILLSGIRVMHMIRKGQMKHGGKGRAPAQQFYSLAA; encoded by the coding sequence GTGGAAGTATCTGTCCGCGCCGTCGACAAGGCAGGCGACACCGTCGATTTCTTGTTGCGGGCGCATCGCGACAAGGCCACGGCACGCAGGTTCTTCGAACGAGCAATCGAGCGGAGCGGCGCACCAGAGAAGGTGACCATCGACAAGAGCGGCTCGAATGTGGCGGCTCTCGAAGACATGAATGCCGGACGAAGGAAGCGGATCGTCGTGCGTCAGGTCAAGTACCTGAACACATCGTGGAGCAAGACCACCGTGCCATCAACCGTGAACCAGACCAATGCTCGGCTTCAAGGATTTTCGCTGCGCCGCATCCTTCTCTCCGGCATCAGAGTTATGCACATGATCAGGAAAGGGCAGATGAAACACGGAGGCAAAGGACGAGCCCCCGCGCAGCAGTTCTACTCCTTGGCAGCATAA
- a CDS encoding winged helix-turn-helix transcriptional regulator, with protein MGHSAEEYCHSCTETVHLVQGKWKMHILCAIRSRPVRLGQLVRELPKASKKVLTENLRELEEAGLVIRRDLGGSVPHVEYDFRDEMRPALHSMLDHLAEFGHSLSLPPAKPARGVPEEDLLRRVK; from the coding sequence ATGGGCCACAGCGCAGAGGAATATTGTCACTCGTGTACGGAGACCGTTCATCTCGTCCAAGGGAAGTGGAAGATGCACATTCTTTGTGCCATCCGGTCCCGACCCGTTCGACTCGGTCAACTTGTGCGCGAATTACCGAAGGCCTCGAAGAAGGTGCTGACAGAGAACCTAAGAGAGCTTGAAGAGGCCGGACTTGTCATTCGCAGGGACCTTGGCGGCTCTGTTCCGCATGTCGAGTATGACTTTAGAGACGAGATGCGGCCCGCGCTTCATTCCATGCTGGATCACTTGGCCGAGTTCGGGCATTCGCTCTCTTTGCCGCCAGCCAAGCCTGCAAGAGGTGTCCCAGAGGAAGACCTGTTGCGCCGCGTTAAATGA
- a CDS encoding cold-shock protein — MAQFAGTVKWFNNAKGFGFLGRDSGSDVFVHYSSIQRDGYKTLKEGDPVEFDVIQGEKGPQADQVTLVSGALEGAKS; from the coding sequence ATGGCACAGTTTGCAGGAACGGTGAAGTGGTTCAACAACGCGAAGGGCTTTGGCTTTCTGGGACGCGATAGTGGCAGCGACGTTTTTGTCCACTATAGTTCGATTCAACGTGACGGGTACAAGACCTTGAAAGAGGGTGACCCGGTGGAGTTCGACGTGATTCAAGGGGAGAAGGGTCCGCAGGCTGATCAGGTAACGCTCGTTTCCGGCGCTCTTGAGGGGGCGAAGTCATGA
- a CDS encoding LysR family transcriptional regulator — translation MELGPDFRLYESFVAIAEDCSFRKAAEKLPISQPALSGQIKKLEAWVGHRVLHRGRSGSALTEPGPNLLVYARYLLHLRRDAKKASSRNILRWNGRLGLATRHSSITSSSTKRLRPTTRSSRLGNNKNHRLEPPKAPHCQPSFGRVSWRPSKSGIIARSSS, via the coding sequence ATGGAACTGGGTCCCGATTTCCGCCTTTACGAATCGTTCGTCGCCATCGCAGAGGACTGCAGTTTCCGCAAAGCGGCCGAGAAACTCCCCATCTCACAACCCGCACTGAGCGGCCAGATCAAAAAACTCGAAGCGTGGGTAGGTCACAGGGTTCTTCATCGCGGTCGATCCGGGTCGGCGCTCACAGAACCTGGCCCTAATTTGCTCGTGTACGCAAGATATCTGCTCCACTTGCGCCGCGACGCAAAGAAGGCGTCCTCGCGAAACATTCTACGATGGAATGGCCGCTTAGGCTTGGCTACTCGCCATTCATCAATCACATCCTCATCGACCAAGCGCTTACGGCCTACAACGAGATCGTCCCGGCTCGGAAATAACAAAAACCACCGCCTTGAGCCTCCCAAGGCGCCTCATTGCCAGCCCAGTTTTGGCAGAGTCTCTTGGCGGCCCTCGAAATCGGGGATTATCGCTCGATCATCATCGTGA
- a CDS encoding helix-turn-helix domain-containing protein, which yields MIFPEPLLDSDEAAAFIRIHPKTLQRFAREGQIQGIHIGKLWQFRQSALERWIERQTVTKARA from the coding sequence ATGATTTTTCCCGAACCCCTTCTTGATAGCGACGAAGCAGCGGCTTTCATCCGCATCCATCCGAAGACTCTCCAGCGGTTCGCGCGCGAAGGCCAGATCCAAGGCATTCACATCGGCAAGCTGTGGCAGTTTCGCCAGTCGGCGCTGGAGAGGTGGATCGAACGCCAGACGGTCACAAAAGCCCGTGCTTAG
- a CDS encoding helix-turn-helix domain-containing protein: MPESHLTQTLPTRDEAKQAEETSRVLSSRLRSKTPLRLRVVGAPEDETVVIPASAAKMLVGILDEMGRGNTVTVIPVHAELTTQEAADMLSISRPSLIQLLDGGMIEYRKVGTHRRVRFESLIAHKRRVHAERLAALNELAAYDQEIGI, translated from the coding sequence ATGCCCGAATCCCATTTGACTCAAACTTTGCCCACGCGGGATGAGGCCAAACAAGCCGAGGAAACGAGCCGGGTCCTGTCTTCCCGACTCCGCTCGAAGACCCCTCTTCGACTTCGTGTGGTCGGTGCCCCGGAAGACGAGACGGTCGTCATCCCAGCTTCCGCCGCAAAGATGCTTGTCGGAATCCTGGATGAGATGGGTCGCGGAAACACCGTCACCGTAATTCCCGTCCACGCGGAATTGACGACGCAGGAAGCTGCAGACATGCTGAGCATCTCGCGGCCCTCTCTCATTCAACTGCTCGACGGAGGAATGATCGAGTACAGGAAGGTTGGCACTCATCGCCGGGTGCGATTTGAGTCCCTGATAGCACACAAGCGGCGAGTCCACGCGGAGCGCCTCGCGGCCCTCAACGAACTGGCTGCCTATGACCAGGAGATCGGAATCTGA
- a CDS encoding sensor histidine kinase, with amino-acid sequence MLQVSETRLAIATEALRKAEERAVAGRLALEVMHEVKNPLEALGHLNYLALQEADDPVQVRKYLLLAEEQMENLGHIAKQTLGFSQQMEKPRSVDLVTVAEAAIRIHQRTIEEKRIHLVKDLPEGAIAKVFTGEMLQVVSNLIVNALDALPAEGILRLRIRKRNDQIDFVIADNGHGIASEHQGALFQPFFTTKTDKGTGLGLALSKRIIERHDGRIRVRSSVRPGKSGTAFKISLPLR; translated from the coding sequence ATGCTCCAGGTTTCTGAGACGCGGCTCGCCATCGCGACAGAGGCTTTGCGAAAAGCTGAGGAGCGGGCTGTCGCTGGCCGCCTTGCCTTAGAAGTCATGCACGAAGTCAAGAATCCTTTGGAAGCTCTCGGTCACTTGAACTACCTGGCATTGCAAGAGGCTGACGACCCCGTTCAAGTTCGGAAGTATCTGCTCCTGGCCGAGGAGCAGATGGAGAATTTGGGTCACATCGCTAAGCAAACCCTCGGATTCTCGCAGCAGATGGAGAAGCCTCGCTCTGTTGATCTAGTCACTGTCGCCGAAGCCGCCATCCGCATTCACCAACGAACGATCGAAGAAAAGCGGATCCATCTGGTGAAAGATTTGCCCGAAGGCGCGATCGCAAAGGTCTTCACAGGGGAAATGCTGCAGGTCGTCTCGAACCTCATCGTGAACGCTTTGGACGCGCTGCCGGCTGAAGGAATTCTTCGTCTGAGAATCCGGAAGAGAAACGACCAGATCGATTTCGTGATTGCCGATAACGGTCATGGCATTGCGAGTGAGCATCAGGGAGCCTTGTTCCAGCCGTTCTTCACCACGAAGACGGACAAGGGAACCGGTCTGGGCCTGGCGCTTTCGAAGCGCATTATTGAGCGTCATGACGGCCGGATTCGAGTGCGGAGCAGCGTACGCCCTGGCAAAAGCGGCACAGCCTTTAAGATCTCGTTACCCCTACGCTAG
- a CDS encoding response regulator has translation MKKASEITFFVVDDERIIAETLAAIIKIEGFSSSSFVNPWDALEAAGDEVPDWLISDVMMPQLSGIELAIRMQERCPRCRILLFSGAADTLDLLKEAREQGHSFQLLAKPVHPSVLLQQIRARNVCLP, from the coding sequence ATGAAAAAGGCATCGGAAATCACGTTTTTCGTGGTCGATGACGAGAGAATCATCGCCGAGACGTTGGCCGCGATAATCAAAATAGAGGGTTTCTCGAGCTCTTCCTTTGTGAATCCTTGGGACGCGCTTGAAGCGGCGGGAGACGAGGTACCAGACTGGCTCATCTCGGATGTAATGATGCCGCAGCTTTCGGGAATTGAGCTGGCTATCAGAATGCAAGAGCGTTGTCCGCGCTGTAGGATTCTGCTCTTCTCCGGCGCAGCCGATACTTTGGATCTGCTCAAAGAGGCCCGCGAGCAAGGACATAGCTTTCAACTACTTGCGAAGCCAGTCCACCCGTCAGTTCTGCTTCAGCAGATTAGGGCCCGGAATGTCTGCCTGCCATAG
- a CDS encoding Crp/Fnr family transcriptional regulator: MKTFDSELIGRLQLTRVVLESGHKIEQPGEPIRYLYFLESGMASMTTTFPDGAEVEVGMFGYESVIGVSALMGTIQSLNHVYTQVAGVGYRCSYANALKEFDRFGVFHNLCLRYVQAQLIQSSQSAGCASRHNYEQRLSRWLLITADRTHFDTFKMSQEFLSHMLGSTRSTVSVVAGTLKKEGLIDYKRGVISILDRKGLEARSCVCYRIITEYLANYEKFDTAHTA, translated from the coding sequence TTGAAAACCTTTGACAGCGAACTGATTGGCCGTCTTCAGTTGACGCGTGTTGTGCTTGAATCTGGACACAAGATTGAGCAGCCGGGCGAGCCCATCCGCTACTTGTACTTCTTGGAAAGCGGGATGGCTTCGATGACGACTACTTTTCCCGATGGAGCTGAAGTTGAGGTCGGAATGTTTGGCTATGAATCCGTGATTGGCGTGTCGGCGCTGATGGGCACTATTCAGAGCTTGAATCATGTGTACACGCAAGTTGCGGGGGTCGGATACCGGTGCAGCTATGCGAATGCTCTCAAAGAGTTCGACCGTTTTGGGGTGTTCCACAACCTCTGCCTGCGTTACGTTCAGGCTCAACTCATACAGTCGTCCCAGTCTGCGGGCTGCGCTTCGAGGCATAACTATGAGCAGAGGCTCTCGCGATGGCTCTTGATCACAGCGGATCGAACCCACTTCGACACGTTCAAAATGTCACAAGAGTTTCTCTCCCACATGCTCGGTAGCACCCGGTCCACGGTATCAGTGGTCGCAGGAACTCTGAAGAAGGAGGGTCTAATCGACTACAAGAGAGGCGTGATCAGCATACTGGATCGAAAAGGACTCGAAGCGCGATCGTGCGTATGCTATCGGATCATCACGGAATACCTGGCAAACTACGAGAAGTTCGATACCGCGCACACGGCTTGA
- a CDS encoding Fic family protein, with protein MIAGRLAGAFRNVGRDRIADDIVKTMSAAGYAVRETDPFADRPLLAQHGRETSLYVNRIRLLWQAMRQPVIDRFPDAPGLPQDVKVYLKRMNDVYVTDAYHSLSIEGYQVTPELIERVRTGSWNPERNESDRGQRNAMAARGYWLAFQSVQRAVEKVLRGENPGQVADDAHGA; from the coding sequence GTGATCGCGGGACGGCTCGCCGGAGCATTTCGCAACGTCGGGCGCGACCGGATCGCCGACGACATTGTGAAAACTATGTCCGCTGCGGGATATGCGGTCAGAGAGACAGACCCTTTTGCAGACCGGCCGCTGTTGGCCCAGCATGGTCGCGAAACCTCGCTTTATGTGAACCGGATTCGGCTGCTTTGGCAGGCGATGCGTCAGCCCGTGATCGATCGCTTTCCCGACGCTCCCGGCCTCCCTCAAGACGTCAAGGTCTATTTGAAGCGCATGAACGATGTCTACGTGACGGACGCCTACCACTCCCTTTCGATCGAGGGCTATCAAGTCACTCCTGAACTCATCGAACGGGTTCGCACAGGCTCATGGAACCCCGAGAGAAATGAGAGCGACCGTGGACAGCGGAATGCGATGGCAGCACGCGGATACTGGCTGGCGTTCCAATCAGTACAGAGAGCGGTAGAAAAGGTCCTGCGGGGTGAGAATCCCGGCCAAGTCGCCGATGACGCTCATGGGGCTTAG
- a CDS encoding tyrosine-type recombinase/integrase has translation MSAIFHHAMRYEWTDRNPIKLLRQSAKREKVPDVLELAELQLLLSKLSVRERTLALLDAATGLRVSELLALRWQDVDFENLELKATRSIWHQVVGDCKTEASVKPVSNGQLHGGGPSALASSEPVPDGRGLGLRKSDRRRQAAVLA, from the coding sequence ATGAGCGCCATATTCCATCACGCAATGCGGTACGAGTGGACTGATCGCAATCCGATCAAACTCCTGCGTCAAAGCGCGAAGCGGGAGAAGGTGCCCGATGTTCTCGAACTTGCGGAGCTCCAGCTACTCCTCAGCAAGTTGTCGGTCAGGGAGCGCACTTTGGCATTGCTCGACGCGGCAACGGGTCTGAGAGTCAGCGAACTGCTCGCGCTCCGCTGGCAGGACGTTGATTTTGAAAACCTGGAGTTGAAGGCCACGCGGTCCATCTGGCATCAGGTGGTCGGCGACTGCAAGACGGAGGCGTCTGTCAAGCCTGTTTCCAATGGACAGTTACATGGCGGAGGACCTTCTGCGCTGGCGTCGTCAGAGCCCGTACCCGATGGCCGAGGATTGGGTCTTCGCAAGTCCGACCGTCGGCGGCAAGCAGCCGTACTGGCCTGA
- a CDS encoding PIN domain-containing protein — MATFGAFFDANVLYPSGLRNFLMHLALTGIFRAHWSAQVHEEWMRSLLKNRPDLSRGNLERTRQLMEQALPDALVTGYEHLIDSIELPDRDDRHVLAAAVRCGASVIVTLNLGDFPSESLANFNVEAQHPDDFVIAVLDAFPELVLEAARNHRASLKSPSKTPDEYLAELDAQGLGKTVIALREIIDERTAVI, encoded by the coding sequence GTGGCGACATTCGGGGCCTTCTTCGACGCAAACGTGCTCTACCCTTCCGGGCTGCGCAACTTCCTCATGCATCTGGCATTGACGGGTATCTTCCGTGCTCATTGGTCTGCCCAAGTTCACGAGGAATGGATGCGCAGTCTCCTCAAGAACCGGCCTGACCTTAGCCGCGGCAATCTGGAACGTACCCGGCAGCTCATGGAGCAGGCACTGCCGGACGCGCTGGTGACTGGATACGAGCACCTCATCGACTCTATTGAGCTGCCGGATCGCGACGACCGGCACGTTCTAGCCGCAGCTGTTCGCTGCGGTGCCAGTGTGATCGTGACCCTTAATCTCGGGGACTTTCCGAGTGAATCCCTCGCCAACTTTAATGTCGAAGCGCAGCATCCCGATGATTTTGTGATAGCCGTGCTGGACGCTTTTCCAGAACTCGTGCTGGAGGCTGCGAGGAATCATCGCGCCAGTCTCAAGAGTCCTTCAAAGACGCCCGACGAATACCTTGCTGAACTCGACGCGCAGGGCTTGGGAAAGACCGTGATCGCACTTCGCGAAATCATTGACGAGCGGACTGCGGTCATTTAA